TACCTATTCTCAAATAACCGACGAAGTACTGGTTCCTGTAGAGAATAAGCCAAATAAAGCCTGGTGGATCGGTTTTGGCATTGCTGTTTTTTTTGCACTTACCTGGGTTGCAGCTATTAGTTATACTTTCTGGGAAGGTCTGGGCGTGTGGGGTTTGAATAAAACAGTAGGCTGGGCCTGGGATATTACCGGCTTCGTATGGTGGGTAGGTATCGGGCATGCCGGAACGCTGATCTCAGCCGTATTATTGTTATTCAGGCAGAACTGGAGAAATTCAATTAACCGTTCAGCTGAAGCGATGACGATTTTTGCGGTTATCTGCGCGGCTACTTACATTTTTGCACACATGGGGCGGCCCTGGCTGGCTTATTGGGTATTTCCTTTGCCGAATCAGTTTGGCTCTTTATGGGTGAACTTCAATTCTCCATTGGTGTGGGACGTATTCGCGATTTCCACGTATTTCTCAGTATCGCTTGTATTCTGGTACACCGGTTTACTGCCAGATATTGCAACAATACGTGATCGCGCCACTGGTGTCCGTCGCCGGATTTACTCTATCCTTTCTTTCGGCTGGGCGGGTTCTGTGAAGAACTGGCAAAGGTTTGAGTCGGTTTCACTGATACTTGCCGGTATTTCTACGCCGCTGGTACTTTCGGTACACACAATTGTATCTTTCGACTTTGCTACTTCGCTTGAGCCGGGATGGCACACAACCATTTTCCCTCCTTACTTCGTTGCCGGGGCAATATTTTCGGGATTTGCGATGGTTCAGACCCTGTTACTGGTAGCTCGTAAGGTTATGAAATGGGAAAACTACATTACCATGTTTCATATTGAATCGATGAATAAGGTAATTATCGTTACCGGTTCTATCGTGGGTATAGCCTATTTAACAGAGCTGTTTATAGCATGGTACTCAGGAGTTGAATATGAACAATATGCTTTCCTTAACCGTATCAGCGGTCCTTACTGGTGGGCATACTGGAGTATGATGACCTGTAACGTTATCTCTCCGCAGCTATTCTGGTTTAAAAAGATCCGGACAAGCATATGGGCGTCATGGGTGCTTTCTATTGTTGTGAACATCGGTATGTGGTTTGAGCGTTTTGTAATTATCGTTACATCGCTTCACCGCGACTTTATACCATCCAGCTGGGTGATGTTTTATCCAACAACGATAGATGTTCTTCTTTTTGTAGGATCTATCGGGGTATTCTTTACTCTATTCCTTTTATTCCTTCGCGTACTTCCTGGTATTGCCATCGCCGAAGTTAAATTGATCCTGAAGAGTTCAAGCGATCAGGCGAAACAAAAGCTGATCAGAGAAGGTGCTGTAGACAAGGAGCAGAGTGAATTATATCAAAAATCTTTAGAGAAGTACGATAGTGTGTCGAAGTCTGAATACGCTAATATTTAAAAAATGAGCAACATCAAATATATTTTAGGCCATTTTGAAGATCCTGATGAGATGATGCACGGGATCGGTAAGCTTCAAGAGAATAACATCAGTATTTATGATGTATACACGCCCATGCCTATCCATGGAATCGAGGAAAAGTTAGGGTATAAGAGGTCACGTCTTCCAATAGCAGCGTTCTGTTTTGGGATAACGGGTACAATTACAGCTATTTCAATGATTTATTATATGCTGGTTTATGACTGGCCTATGAATATTGGAGGGAAGCCATCATTTGCGATGCCCGATTTTGTTCCTATTACTTTTGAGCTCACTGTGCTGTTTGCAGCTTATGGAATGATGTTTACCTTTTTCTACGCTAATCATTTCTTCCCCGGTCGCGCTCCGAGAGTAATGGATCTGAGAGCAACCAACGACAGGTTTGTAATAGCCATCGATGCCAGACAAAACCCCTATCCAGATAAAATAGAGAATCTCTTAAAAGATGCCGGGGCAGTTGAAATAAAACACAACGAAAGGAAGTATGTTAGCTATGAATAAGGTCAGGATAATAAGTGCCACAGTTTTTACAGTTGCAGCAACGATTGTGATCTCGGCTTGTGGAGATAAAAAGACTCCGGGCCTCGAATTTGCCCGTAATATGTATGATCCGATTGCTTATAACCCGGATCAGCCAAATAAGAATTTTGCTAATGGACAGACTGCGCAGCTGCCACCGGAGGGTACAATGCCTGTAGGGTACGATCCTGTTGCTGATATATATCCCAATACGCCTGAAGGATATCTGGCGGCTAGTGAGAACCTTAAAAACCCGCTTCCTGCCAATCAGCAAAACCGACTGGAAGGAAGACAGCTATATCTCAGGATGTGTTCGCATTGCCATGGCAACCAGGGTAAGGGCGACGGGCCGATTGTTCAGCAGGAGTTTTTCCCGCCACCCCCATCGTATTCAACCGGTAATTCATCAAGAGGTGGGGCCATGAAAGATCTCACCGATGGCAAAATATTCCATACTATTACTTATGGTTTAAACCTGATGGGACCACACCGTACGCAGCTAAGTCCGTCGGAGAGATGGAAAATTGTTATGTACGTTCATGAATTGCAAAAGCTTCAATAGTAAATGTTTTAAGCCAAATGGGAACTCACAATCATCATACACATAATTTTAATCAACAATACGAATTCTCGGGAAAAGCTAAAACCTGGAGTTTAATTGCTATTGTAATCGGTATAGCAGCAATTGTCTATGGCTTTTTGATTGATTCGGCTGAGAATCATTCAGAACGTACCTTCGCCAATCTTCTGCTAATGAGTTATTACTTCACATGCGTGTGTGCAGCGGGAGCATTTTTCGTGGCCTTGCAGTATGTAGCTCAGGCAGGA
The window above is part of the Arcticibacter tournemirensis genome. Proteins encoded here:
- the nrfD gene encoding NrfD/PsrC family molybdoenzyme membrane anchor subunit — encoded protein: MSAHNESILREPLITGENITYSQITDEVLVPVENKPNKAWWIGFGIAVFFALTWVAAISYTFWEGLGVWGLNKTVGWAWDITGFVWWVGIGHAGTLISAVLLLFRQNWRNSINRSAEAMTIFAVICAATYIFAHMGRPWLAYWVFPLPNQFGSLWVNFNSPLVWDVFAISTYFSVSLVFWYTGLLPDIATIRDRATGVRRRIYSILSFGWAGSVKNWQRFESVSLILAGISTPLVLSVHTIVSFDFATSLEPGWHTTIFPPYFVAGAIFSGFAMVQTLLLVARKVMKWENYITMFHIESMNKVIIVTGSIVGIAYLTELFIAWYSGVEYEQYAFLNRISGPYWWAYWSMMTCNVISPQLFWFKKIRTSIWASWVLSIVVNIGMWFERFVIIVTSLHRDFIPSSWVMFYPTTIDVLLFVGSIGVFFTLFLLFLRVLPGIAIAEVKLILKSSSDQAKQKLIREGAVDKEQSELYQKSLEKYDSVSKSEYANI
- a CDS encoding DUF3341 domain-containing protein — translated: MSNIKYILGHFEDPDEMMHGIGKLQENNISIYDVYTPMPIHGIEEKLGYKRSRLPIAAFCFGITGTITAISMIYYMLVYDWPMNIGGKPSFAMPDFVPITFELTVLFAAYGMMFTFFYANHFFPGRAPRVMDLRATNDRFVIAIDARQNPYPDKIENLLKDAGAVEIKHNERKYVSYE
- a CDS encoding c-type cytochrome, with amino-acid sequence MNKVRIISATVFTVAATIVISACGDKKTPGLEFARNMYDPIAYNPDQPNKNFANGQTAQLPPEGTMPVGYDPVADIYPNTPEGYLAASENLKNPLPANQQNRLEGRQLYLRMCSHCHGNQGKGDGPIVQQEFFPPPPSYSTGNSSRGGAMKDLTDGKIFHTITYGLNLMGPHRTQLSPSERWKIVMYVHELQKLQ